From Ficedula albicollis isolate OC2 chromosome 5, FicAlb1.5, whole genome shotgun sequence, one genomic window encodes:
- the C5H14orf132 gene encoding uncharacterized protein C14orf132 homolog isoform X2 has product MDLSFMAAQLPVMGGAFMDSPNEDFSTEYSLFNSSANVHAASSMQNPPEETSRSSNDAILLWIAIIATIGNIVVVGVVYAFTF; this is encoded by the coding sequence cttcCTGTTATGGGAGGAGCCTTTATGGACTCACCCAACGAGGACTTTAGTACAGAGTACTCCCTGTTTAACTCCTCAGCCAACGTCCATGCAGCTTCTTCCATGCAGAACCCACCAGAAGAGACATCCCGTTCTTCAAATGATGCCATATTGTTATGGATTGCAATAATAGCAACAATTGGGAATATTGTGGTTGTGGGAGTGGTGTATGCCTTCACCTTCTAG